One Hordeum vulgare subsp. vulgare chromosome 4H, MorexV3_pseudomolecules_assembly, whole genome shotgun sequence DNA window includes the following coding sequences:
- the LOC123450753 gene encoding uncharacterized protein LOC123450753: MAGRAVGGGGDPPGGGASTRRRWEVVPSGVAVVEVVRSARGGALALLIQAGSREGMAARVDGPANATDLGSSSPFRSSLSSLLSSCRASHQLRAWARATATAARRSPLACWSRSTASEGSCGAPLRASFMLLDVGRAVVLATRDGASCARAVCVCEWSSPKKYSSGVPRAPARGACCGGQRGGVDSDCQARLLAWRRGGGTGGQKPMDEEASAAQGNEVGAGGRSGGGGLVVPGLRRAAPGQVGGPRVAFLPAPAQRLHPPTPVSWSEDDGKFLIPIKFILCRFLRDDLDLCSHVQVQRYLVQAHRSQGYRVGGAMVPVMSGSGFGQYQRLRCLTVATG, from the exons ATGGCGGGCAGGGCAGTTGGCGGCGGAGGAGATCCTCCCGGCGGCGGCGCGTCGACACGGCGGCGCTGGGAGGTCGTTCCGTCGGGGGTCGCCGTTGTCGAGGTGGTGAGGTCAGCCCGGGGTGGGGCGTTGGCTCTCTTGATCCAGGCGGGATCGAGGGAGGGCATGGCAGCTCGG GTCGATGGCCCTGCCAACGCGACGGATCTAGGGTCGTCGTCGCCCTTTCGAAGCTCCCTCTCCTCCCTGCTTTCTTCATGTCGTGCCAGCCACCAG CTGCGCGCGTGGGCTCGTGCGACGGCAACAGCGGCGCGACGCTCGCCTTTGGCGTGCTGGAGCCGCTCAACTGCGAGCGAGGGCTCATGCGGCGCTCCTCTGCGCGCGTCGTTCATGCTCTTGGACGTGGGGAGGGCGGTGGTTCTCGCAACGAGGGATGGCGCATCCTGTGCTCGAGCTGTTTGTGTCTGCGAGTGGAGCTCGCCCAAAAAGTACTCCTCGGGCGTCCCGCGGGCCCCTGCGCGGGGAGCCTGCTGCGGGGGCCAACGAGGAGGTGTCGATTCAGATTGCCAGGCCCGACTACTCGCGTGGCGTCGGGGGGGGGGGACGGGAGGGCAGAAGCCTATGGACGAGGAGGCCTCCGCAGCGCAGGGCAACGAGGTCGGCGCGGGCGGCAGGAGCGGGGGAGGGGGACTAGTCGTACCTGGGCTACGCCGTGCAGCGCCTGGCCAGGTGGGTGGACCACGCGTTGCCTTTCTCCCTGCTCCTGCACAGCGTCTTCATCCGCCAACACCTGTAAG CTGGTCAGAAGATGATGGCAAGTTCCTAATTCCAATAAAGTTTATATTGTGTAGGTTTCTTCGTGATGATTTGGATTTGTGCAGTCATGTTCAAGTCCAACGATATCTTGTGCAAGCACACCGCTCTCAAG GCTACAGGGTTGGGGGAGCGATGGTGCCAGTCATGTCGGGGTCCGGTTTCGGTCAATACCAAAGACTGCGATGCCTCACCGTGGCTACAGGTTGA
- the LOC123447019 gene encoding uncharacterized protein LOC123447019 isoform X3: MVACNVAFPGWGFAFELALLGGLVALKIISLNCCFVVKFWLTRAVSRGSSEDGRCGHTSGPWRKRWSLWASVSGRRRGCCSDPEHERRMEPPRPRTPGVNGKIRPWQRISKYMALVAFRDNHTVYSLDLIHVITYIIHGLERK, encoded by the exons ATGGTGGCCTGCAACGTCGCATTCCCCGGATGGGGCTTCGCCTTTGAGCTTGCCTTGCTAGGGGGACTGGTGGCTCTGAAAATCATCTCACTCAACTGTTGCTTTGTAGT TAAATTTTGGTTAACACGAGCAGTGAGCAGAGGAAGCAGCGAGGATGGGCGGTGCGGCCACACCTCTGGGCCATGGCGTAAGCGGTGGAGCCTGTGGGCGTCCGTATCAGGTCGAAGGCGAGGCTGTTGTTCGGATCCGGAGCACGAGCGACGAATGGAGCCACCACGTCCGCGCACTCCAGGAGTGAATGGCAAGATCAGGCCATGGCAAAGGATCTCAAAATACATGGCGCTAGTTGCTTTTAGGGACAACCACACAGTGTACAGTCTCGATCTAATTCACGTAATCACATATATCATTCATGGATTGGAGAGAAAGTGA
- the LOC123447019 gene encoding uncharacterized protein LOC123447019 isoform X2: MIWICAVMFKSNDILCKQTALKAIGLGERWCQCHVGLRFRSIPKIVMPHRGYSKFWLTRAVSRGSSEDGRCGHTSGPWRKRWSLWASVSGRRRGCCSDPEHERRMEPPRPRTPGVNGKIRPWQRISKYMALVAFRDNHTVYSLDLIHVITYIIHGLERK; encoded by the exons ATGATTTGGATTTGTGCAGTCATGTTCAAGTCCAATGATATTTTGTGCAAGCAGACCGCTCTCAAG GCTATAGGGTTGGGGGAGCGATGGTGCCAGTGTCATGTCGGGCTCCGGTTTCGGTCAATACCAAAGATTGTGATGCCTCACCGTGGCTACAG TAAATTTTGGTTAACACGAGCAGTGAGCAGAGGAAGCAGCGAGGATGGGCGGTGCGGCCACACCTCTGGGCCATGGCGTAAGCGGTGGAGCCTGTGGGCGTCCGTATCAGGTCGAAGGCGAGGCTGTTGTTCGGATCCGGAGCACGAGCGACGAATGGAGCCACCACGTCCGCGCACTCCAGGAGTGAATGGCAAGATCAGGCCATGGCAAAGGATCTCAAAATACATGGCGCTAGTTGCTTTTAGGGACAACCACACAGTGTACAGTCTCGATCTAATTCACGTAATCACATATATCATTCATGGATTGGAGAGAAAGTGA
- the LOC123447019 gene encoding uncharacterized protein LOC123447019 isoform X1, translating to MIWICAVMFKSNDILCKQTALKQAIGLGERWCQCHVGLRFRSIPKIVMPHRGYSKFWLTRAVSRGSSEDGRCGHTSGPWRKRWSLWASVSGRRRGCCSDPEHERRMEPPRPRTPGVNGKIRPWQRISKYMALVAFRDNHTVYSLDLIHVITYIIHGLERK from the exons ATGATTTGGATTTGTGCAGTCATGTTCAAGTCCAATGATATTTTGTGCAAGCAGACCGCTCTCAAG CAGGCTATAGGGTTGGGGGAGCGATGGTGCCAGTGTCATGTCGGGCTCCGGTTTCGGTCAATACCAAAGATTGTGATGCCTCACCGTGGCTACAG TAAATTTTGGTTAACACGAGCAGTGAGCAGAGGAAGCAGCGAGGATGGGCGGTGCGGCCACACCTCTGGGCCATGGCGTAAGCGGTGGAGCCTGTGGGCGTCCGTATCAGGTCGAAGGCGAGGCTGTTGTTCGGATCCGGAGCACGAGCGACGAATGGAGCCACCACGTCCGCGCACTCCAGGAGTGAATGGCAAGATCAGGCCATGGCAAAGGATCTCAAAATACATGGCGCTAGTTGCTTTTAGGGACAACCACACAGTGTACAGTCTCGATCTAATTCACGTAATCACATATATCATTCATGGATTGGAGAGAAAGTGA